One Nostoc sp. UHCC 0302 DNA window includes the following coding sequences:
- a CDS encoding acetyltransferase, protein MLLQLKDSGELVKITEIQELLDPNNDTVHAKDQEGQEEQQTDSFKKENLIFPSGEDLPRCWLDANYRNG, encoded by the coding sequence ATGCTTTTGCAACTCAAAGATTCTGGGGAATTGGTAAAAATTACAGAAATTCAAGAATTGCTTGACCCCAATAATGATACAGTTCACGCTAAAGACCAAGAGGGACAGGAAGAACAGCAAACCGATTCTTTTAAAAAAGAAAACCTGATTTTTCCTTCTGGTGAAGACTTACCACGCTGTTGGTTAGATGCCAACTATAGAAACGGTTAA
- a CDS encoding DUF3181 family protein has product MAKTNTAELLEALASEIGENVYIDIAKWHLYLSDAKLHTVVAEQLYPLITSNSVTEDRVIKVLESISVKIGGGRRELPLIDLLPLQGQVNLVDILEKYQREI; this is encoded by the coding sequence ATGGCTAAAACTAACACAGCAGAACTACTCGAAGCCCTAGCATCTGAAATTGGCGAAAATGTCTACATAGACATAGCAAAGTGGCATCTTTATTTATCAGATGCCAAACTACATACTGTTGTCGCTGAACAGCTATATCCCTTAATTACTTCCAATTCTGTAACAGAAGACCGAGTTATAAAAGTTCTGGAATCGATTTCTGTAAAAATTGGTGGCGGAAGACGAGAACTTCCTTTAATCGATTTACTACCTCTGCAAGGGCAGGTTAACTTAGTAGATATTTTGGAGAAATATCAACGCGAGATATAA
- the moaC gene encoding cyclic pyranopterin monophosphate synthase MoaC — MQDNFFSNSANLTHLDQQGEAQMVDVSAKAATVRQAIAVAKVRMLPDTFATIQAGNAPKGDVLATARLAGIMAAKQTAALIPLCHPLPLQKITVEITPDPQLPGYHIRATVKTKAETGVEMEALTAVSIAALTLYDMAKALEKSIQIESIRLLSKSGGKSGDYSLADS; from the coding sequence ATGCAAGATAATTTTTTCTCTAATTCTGCCAACTTAACTCATCTCGATCAGCAAGGAGAAGCGCAAATGGTGGATGTGTCTGCCAAAGCAGCTACAGTCCGCCAAGCAATAGCAGTTGCCAAGGTGCGAATGCTACCAGACACCTTCGCCACGATACAAGCCGGAAATGCTCCAAAAGGGGATGTGCTAGCAACTGCAAGATTAGCTGGGATTATGGCAGCCAAACAAACGGCGGCTTTAATTCCCTTATGTCATCCACTGCCCTTACAAAAAATTACCGTAGAGATTACACCTGATCCACAACTACCTGGATACCATATTCGTGCCACAGTTAAAACCAAAGCTGAAACTGGTGTGGAAATGGAAGCTTTGACTGCCGTTTCTATTGCAGCCTTGACTCTGTACGATATGGCGAAAGCCTTAGAAAAGTCCATTCAAATTGAATCGATTCGATTATTAAGTAAAAGTGGCGGAAAATCAGGAGATTATTCCTTAGCAGACTCATAA